One window of the Rhodococcus sovatensis genome contains the following:
- a CDS encoding WXG100 family type VII secretion target: MAETDIQTMLAVSAKVDGLREQIGGLLRALRADVDLAASGIWKGTASTTFAQVMTSWDSSAFKLENALAGIGESIKTSGVQYDQSEQDNVAQLNTVGSSLNL, encoded by the coding sequence ATGGCAGAAACAGATATTCAGACCATGCTCGCAGTGTCTGCAAAGGTCGACGGCTTGCGCGAGCAGATCGGCGGCTTGTTGCGGGCGCTGCGCGCGGACGTCGATCTCGCGGCCTCGGGGATCTGGAAGGGAACCGCGTCGACGACGTTCGCCCAGGTCATGACCAGCTGGGATTCGAGTGCTTTCAAGTTGGAGAACGCGCTCGCCGGTATCGGTGAGTCGATCAAAACGAGCGGTGTGCAGTACGACCAGTCCGAGCAGGACAACGTCGCGCAGCTGAACACCGTCGGCAGCAGCCTGAACCTCTGA